A DNA window from Trichomycterus rosablanca isolate fTriRos1 chromosome 9, fTriRos1.hap1, whole genome shotgun sequence contains the following coding sequences:
- the LOC134320238 gene encoding uncharacterized protein LOC134320238: MEIQRESTPTPEDDDMEIITIYINREFMKQVQDSPGSANVRLSDSVDEKVGVTKSTISVMSEELNVASSLLTDSVLDEDEVTNVPQIKDEKVGDAESTISIMSKELNVASCQLTDSVLDKIKVTNVPQNKDEKVGGAESTISIMSKELNVASCQRTNSVLDEIKDTFGQKEKSEKSTMTDPIPEIDPTCRKILVQPVKKLPAEAPAKEAICTAEKMKKKKKKDQILGFFRRSWQTTKRIFNKRSNMEIVTKQVQDSLGSTYVHLPNSVEEKVGVTKSTISVMSEELNVASSPLTDSVLDEDEVTNVPQNKDEKVGGAESTISIMSEELNVASCQLTDSVLDKIEVTNVPQNKDQKVRGPESTISIMSKELNVASCQQTNSVLDEIKDTFGQKEKSEKSTMTDPIPEIDPTCRKILVQPVKKLPAEAPAKEAICTAEKMKKKKKKKKDQILGFFRRSWQTMKRICNKRSNKVSPL; encoded by the exons ATGGAGATCCAGAGAGAATCCACACCGACGCCTGAGGACGACGACATGGAGATCATCACCATCTACATTAACAGAGAATTCATGAAGCAGGTCCAGGACTCGCCGGGGAGCGCCAACGTCCGTCTGTCCGATAGTGTGGACGAGAAGGTTGGGGTCACTAAGTCCACCATCAGCGTCATGTCAGAGGAGCTTAATGTGGCCTCCTCCCTGCTGACCGACTCCGTCCTGGATGAGGACGAGGTGACCAACGTCCCCCAAATTAAGGACGAGAAGGTTGGGGAcgctgagtccaccatcagcatcatgtcaAAGGAGCTTAATGTGGCCTCCTGTCAGCTGACCGACTCCGTCCTGGATAAGATCAAGGTGACCAACGTCCCCCAAAATAAGGACGAGAAGGTCGGGGGtgctgagtccaccatcagcatcatgtcaAAGGAGCTTAATGTGGCCTCCTGTCAGCGGACCAACTCTGTCCTGGACGAGATCAAGGACACTTTTGGTCAAAAGGAGAAGAGTGAGAAATCCACCATGACTGACCCGATACCAGAAATCGATCCAACCTGCAGGAAGATCCTGGTTCAGCCGGTAAAGAAGCTGCCCGCTGAAGCTCCAGCTAAAGAAGCAATCT GCACTGCAGAaaagatgaagaagaagaagaagaaggaccAGATCCTGGGATTCTTCAGAAGATCCTGGCAGACCACGAAGAGGATCTTCAACAAGAGATCAAACATGGAGATCGTTACCAAGCAGGTCCAGGACTCACTGGGGAGCACCTACGTCCACCTGCCCAATAGTGTGGAAGAGAAGGTTGGGGTCACTAAGTCCACCATCAGCGTCATGTCAGAGGAGCTTAATGTGGCCTCCTCCCCGCTGACCGACTCTGTCCTGGATGAGGATGAGGTGACCAACGTCCCCCAAAATAAGGACGAGAAGGTTGGGGGcgctgagtccaccatcagcatcatgtcaGAAGAGCTTAATGTGGCCTCCTGTCAGCTGACCGACTCCGTCCTGGATAAGATCGAGGTGACCAACGTCCCTCAAAATAAGGACCAGAAGGTCAGGGGccctgagtccaccatcagcatcatgtcaAAGGAGCTTAATGTGGCCTCCTGTCAGCAGACCAACTCTGTCCTGGACGAGATCAAGGATACTTTTGGTCAAAAGGAGAAGAGTGAGAAATCCACCATGACTGACCCGATACCAGAAATCGATCCAACCTGCAGGAAGATCCTGGTTCAGCCGGTAAAGAAGCTGCCCGCTGAAGCTCCAGCTAAAGAAGCAATCT GCACCGCAGAAAAgatgaagaaaaagaagaagaagaagaaggaccAGATCCTGGGATTCTTCAGAAGATCCTGGCAGACCATGAAGAGGATCTGCAACAAGAGATCAAACAAAGTTTCCCCCCTCTAA